The following proteins are encoded in a genomic region of Pyrus communis chromosome 11, drPyrComm1.1, whole genome shotgun sequence:
- the LOC137708810 gene encoding inorganic pyrophosphatase 1-like produces the protein MAGIVVVFDFDKTIIECDSDNWVVDELCATDLFNQLLPTMPWNSLMDRMMKELRSQGKTIDDTVEVLKRTPIHPRVVPAIKAAHALGCDLRILSDANLFFIETILKHLGLEEYFSEINTNPSYVDEEGSLRISPYCDFTNSPHGCSLCPPNMCKSVIIERIQTSVSTEGKKRLIYLGDGSGDYCPSLKLKEGDFVMPRKNFPLFDLIYKNPLLIKAGIHEWTDGEELEQILLNLINSISIEENAQFLSADCKLQTISVEALPQALPVQQ, from the exons atgGCAGGAATTGTGGTGGTTTTCGACTTTGACAAGACAATCATTGAGTGTGATAGTGACAATTGGGTGGTGGATGAATTATGTGCCACTGATTTGTTCAATCAACTTCTCCCCACCATGCCTTGGAACTCTCTCATG gatAGGATGATGAAGGAGCTTCGTTCGCAAGGAAAAACCATTGACGACACTGTGGAGGTTCTGAAAAGGACTCCAATTCATCCAAGAGTTGTGCCAGCCATTAAAGCAGCTCACGCTTTAGG GTGTGATTTGAGGATTTTGAGTGATGCAAATCTGTTTTTTATTGAGACAATTTTGAAGCATCTTGGATTAGAGGAATATTTCTCAGAGATCAACACCAACCCAAGTTATGTTGATGAAGAAGGAAGTCTTAGGATTTCACCTTACTGTGATTTCACTAATTCCCCTCATGGCTGCAGCCTCTGCCCTCCCAACATGTGCAAG AGTGTGATCATTGAAAGAATCCAGACTTCTGTATCAACCGAGGGGAAGAAAAGGTTAATCTATCTTGGTGATGGCAGTGGAGATTACTGCCCGAGTTTGAAGCTCAAAGAAGGAGATTTTGTGATGCCAAGGAAGAACTTCCCACTTTTTGACCTAATCTACAAAAACCCATTACTCATCAAGGCTGGCATCCATGAATGGACTGATGGGGAGGAGCTTGAGCAGATTCTGCTAAACCTAATCAACTCAATTTCCATTGAAGAAAATGCTCAGTTTCTTTCAGCTGATTGCAAGTTACAGACTATTTCTGTTGAGGCACTACCTCAAGCTCTCCCTGTCCAGCAATAG